Proteins encoded together in one Cyprinus carpio isolate SPL01 chromosome B14, ASM1834038v1, whole genome shotgun sequence window:
- the LOC109101489 gene encoding P2Y purinoceptor 4-like, producing the protein MYHVQLSEREMNSILRKSVSGNLSLPYTTLIPRSEKEVNFSCLFNEEFKYILLPVSYSLVCFLGLILNSVALWMFITKMRPWKPNTVYMFHLALSDTLYVLSLPMLIYYYANRSHWPFGVFLCKIVRFLFYSNLYCSILFLTCISVHRYLGICHPIRAMILIKPRHAHMVCGFVWTAVVACLVPTLIFVSTSQRGNDTLCHDTSRPDEFHNYVTYNSVVMVLLFILPFLVIMVCYCLMARALCQPRKGLSQSQQSSSRKKSVKLIIVVLVVFAICFVPFHITRSLYYAYRILDADCRSLDIVNFAYKITRPLASMNSCLDPMLYFLAGDLYRSKLLRMFTRQTPKTRSTAYMHDNNIGLAVKNPDGQAGTESRL; encoded by the exons ATGTACCACGTTCAGCTGAGTGAACG AGAAATGAATTCAATCTTAAGGAAAAGCGTCTCAGGGAATTTGTCCCTTCCGTACACCACACTGATACCGAGGTCTGAGAAGGAAGTGAATTTCAGCTGTCTCTTCAATGAGGAGTTCAAGTATATTCTGCTACCTGTATCATACTCCCTAGTGTGTTTCCTGGGACTGATACTTAACTCTGTGGCTCTGTGGATGTTCATCACTAAGATGAGGCCCTGGAAACCCAATACGGTTTACATGTTCCATCTGGCCCTGTCGGACACGCTCTATGTGCTCTCCTTGCCTATGCTCATATACTACTACGCAAACCGCAGCCACTGGCCTTTTGGGGTTTTTCTCTGTAAGATTGTGCGgtttcttttctattctaactTGTACTGCAGCATCCTGTTTCTCACTTGCATCAGTGTGCACCGCTACCTTGGTATCTGTCACCCCATTCGTGCTATGATTTTGATCAAGCCACGCCATGCCCACATGGTGTGTGGTTTTGTCTGGACTGCTGTGGTAGCCTGCCTGGTGCCCACACTGATTTTTGTCAGCACTTCTCAAAGAGGAAATGACACTTTGTGTCACGACACCAGCCGTCCGGATGAATTTCACAACTATGTTACCTACAACTCAGTGGTGATGGTCCTGCTGTTTATCCTGCCATTTCTGGTCATCATGGTCTGTTACTGTTTAATGGCAAGGGCCCTTTGCCAACCCCGAAAGGGCCTGTCCCAAAGTCAACAGAGCTCATCCCGGAAGAAGTCCGTTAAACTTATCATAGTGGTGCTGGTTGTGTTTGCGATTTGCTTTGTACCCTTTCACATCACCCGTTCACTCTACTACGCCTATCGTATTCTAGACGCAGATTGCAGGTCCCTTGATATCGTCAACTTTGCTTATAAAATCACTCGTCCACTTGCTAGCATGAACAGCTGTTTGGACCCCATGCTCTACTTCCTGGCAGGGGATCTGTACCGCTCTAAACTCCTCAGAATGTTCACTAGACAGACTCCGAAAACTCGTTCTACTGCATATATGCATGATAACAACATCGGGCTGGCCGTTAAGAACCCGGATGGCCAAGCCGGCACTGAGTCGAGACTCTAG